A window of the Jatrophihabitans sp. genome harbors these coding sequences:
- a CDS encoding DUF58 domain-containing protein: MSTAPPADRSGALPRFRGLDLTVRRRLDGLLHGDHAGLRLGPGGEAEELTRYLPGHDVRRIDWNVTARAREPHVWLTRAEHELSTWLLLDQSPSMAFGTTTAEKAELATTIAGAVGLLTDAPGNRLGVLALTTDGLVWHRPLAGRVAAQRLLRAAPATRDGEVPLGLAEALTVLARRHRRPGLRVVVSDLLDPTGTLARPFDWEDPLRRLAARHDVVVVEVLDPRELELPPVGQLVLVDPESGRQREVSTGDRRVRSAYAVAAAAHRQQTAAAVAAARAGHLLLRTDGDWVRELSRFIRSRRRIPARHPARRSS; encoded by the coding sequence GTGAGCACCGCGCCGCCGGCCGACCGCTCAGGCGCCCTTCCGCGCTTTCGCGGTCTCGACCTCACCGTTCGCCGCCGCCTGGACGGGCTGCTGCACGGCGACCACGCCGGCCTGCGGCTAGGCCCGGGCGGCGAGGCCGAGGAGTTGACCCGTTACCTGCCCGGGCACGACGTGCGGCGCATCGACTGGAACGTCACTGCGCGAGCCCGCGAGCCGCACGTCTGGCTGACCAGGGCCGAGCACGAGCTCAGCACCTGGCTGCTGCTCGACCAGTCACCCAGCATGGCCTTCGGGACGACGACCGCCGAGAAGGCTGAGCTGGCCACCACGATCGCGGGGGCTGTCGGCCTGCTGACCGACGCCCCCGGCAACCGGCTCGGAGTCCTGGCCCTCACCACTGACGGCCTGGTCTGGCACCGGCCGCTCGCTGGGCGCGTCGCCGCGCAGCGCTTGCTGCGGGCGGCTCCGGCCACCCGGGACGGCGAGGTTCCGCTGGGCCTGGCCGAGGCGCTGACGGTGCTCGCGCGCCGGCACCGGCGACCGGGGCTTCGCGTCGTGGTGTCGGACCTGCTCGACCCCACCGGCACGCTGGCGCGGCCCTTCGACTGGGAGGACCCGCTCCGCCGCCTGGCGGCCCGTCACGACGTCGTCGTCGTCGAGGTGCTCGACCCGCGCGAGCTGGAACTTCCCCCGGTCGGGCAGCTCGTCCTCGTCGACCCGGAGTCCGGGCGGCAGCGCGAGGTGAGCACGGGCGACCGCCGGGTCCGTTCGGCCTACGCCGTCGCCGCGGCCGCGCACCGGCAGCAGACCGCCGCGGCGGTGGCCGCGGCGCGCGCGGGCCACCTGCTGCTGCGCACCGATGGCGACTGGGTGCGCGAGCTGTCCCGATTCATCCGCTCCCGTCGCCGGATTCCGGCACGCCACCCCGCGAGGAGAAGCTCATGA
- a CDS encoding response regulator transcription factor, with the protein MRLLIVEDEEGLASALKVGLAREGYAVDLAASAAEARDKLGLAEYDAALLDINLPDGDGFDLARGIRGGRVACLSGKDLRIVMLTARSSLTDRVLGLDVGADDYLVKPFALAELAARLRAVLRRESSGATSVLTVGPVRLDSSRHLAHRGDRELKLTLKEFAVLRYLLSRPGHLVSSEELLEHVWDENADPFTQTVRVTVGTLRRKLSVAGETQLLETLIGRGYRLRAEEPAGAVS; encoded by the coding sequence ATGCGGTTGCTGATCGTGGAGGACGAGGAGGGCCTGGCCAGCGCCCTCAAGGTCGGGCTGGCCCGAGAGGGCTACGCCGTCGATCTGGCCGCCAGCGCCGCCGAGGCGCGCGACAAGCTGGGCCTGGCCGAGTACGACGCCGCGCTGCTGGACATCAACCTTCCGGACGGAGACGGCTTCGACCTTGCCCGCGGCATCCGCGGCGGACGGGTGGCGTGCCTGTCCGGCAAGGACCTGCGGATAGTCATGCTCACGGCTCGCAGCTCGCTGACCGACCGGGTGCTGGGCCTGGACGTCGGCGCCGATGACTACCTGGTCAAGCCGTTCGCGCTGGCCGAGCTGGCGGCCCGGTTACGAGCCGTGCTGCGGCGGGAGTCCAGCGGGGCCACCTCGGTGCTCACGGTGGGGCCGGTTCGACTGGACTCCTCCCGGCACCTGGCGCACCGGGGAGACCGCGAGCTCAAGCTGACCCTCAAGGAGTTCGCGGTGCTGCGGTACCTGCTGAGCCGTCCGGGCCACCTGGTCTCCTCCGAGGAACTGCTCGAACACGTCTGGGACGAGAACGCCGACCCGTTCACCCAGACCGTCCGGGTGACGGTGGGGACGTTGCGCCGCAAGCTCAGCGTGGCAGGCGAGACGCAACTGCTCGAGACGCTGATCGGCCGCGGCTACCGGCTGCGCGCCGAGGAGCCCGCCGGGGCCGTGTCGTGA
- a CDS encoding DUF4396 domain-containing protein: MDAGLSSPLFWGALAVALAIAFVVTVPVNRWLISRGKGHAVVHQFHGGDDAHAHGSH; the protein is encoded by the coding sequence ATGGATGCCGGCCTCAGCTCCCCGCTGTTCTGGGGGGCGCTGGCTGTGGCCCTGGCCATCGCCTTCGTCGTCACCGTGCCGGTGAACCGCTGGCTCATCAGCCGGGGCAAGGGCCACGCCGTCGTCCACCAGTTCCATGGTGGGGATGACGCCCACGCTCACGGCAGCCACTGA
- a CDS encoding AAA family ATPase, whose product MSEHTTRPAATLALERTLFEIKRVVVGQDPMVERMLIGLLARGHVLLEGVPGVAKTLAVRTLADVFGGTFSRLQFTPDLMPADIVGTQVWRPSTERFDTELGPIFANLVLADEINRAPAKVQSALLEAMAERQVSIGGDTYQLPPPFLVLATQNPIETEGVYVLPEAQRDRFLLKVDVGHADELDELTIVQRMSVAPPKAKQILTVADLVALQEQTDAVFVHHAVAHYAVQLVMATRDPQRFGLALGGVLEYGASARGTLGLIAAARALAILRGRDYVLPNDVVDIAGDVLAHRLVLSFDAVAEGVDPRAVVQSIVDVIPRPRVAPDDQSLASVA is encoded by the coding sequence ATGAGCGAACACACCACCCGCCCCGCGGCGACCCTGGCCCTGGAGCGCACTCTCTTCGAGATCAAAAGGGTCGTCGTCGGCCAGGACCCCATGGTCGAGCGGATGCTGATCGGCCTGCTCGCCCGCGGGCACGTCCTGCTCGAGGGGGTGCCCGGGGTGGCCAAGACGCTCGCGGTCCGCACCTTGGCCGACGTTTTCGGCGGCACCTTCTCGCGGTTGCAGTTCACCCCGGACCTGATGCCCGCCGACATCGTCGGCACCCAGGTGTGGCGGCCCTCGACCGAGCGCTTCGACACCGAGCTCGGCCCGATCTTCGCCAACCTGGTGCTGGCGGATGAGATCAACCGGGCGCCGGCCAAGGTGCAGTCGGCCCTGCTCGAAGCCATGGCCGAGCGCCAGGTGAGCATCGGCGGCGACACCTACCAGCTGCCTCCGCCGTTCCTGGTCCTCGCCACCCAGAACCCCATCGAGACCGAGGGGGTGTACGTCCTTCCGGAGGCCCAGCGGGACCGGTTCCTGCTGAAGGTCGACGTCGGTCATGCCGACGAGCTCGACGAGCTGACCATCGTCCAACGGATGAGCGTCGCGCCGCCGAAGGCGAAGCAGATCCTCACGGTGGCCGACCTCGTCGCGCTGCAGGAGCAGACCGACGCGGTGTTCGTCCACCACGCCGTCGCCCACTACGCCGTGCAGCTGGTCATGGCCACCCGCGACCCGCAGCGGTTCGGCCTGGCACTGGGCGGGGTGCTCGAGTACGGCGCGAGTGCCCGAGGAACCCTGGGCCTGATCGCCGCGGCGCGAGCGCTCGCGATCCTGCGCGGTCGTGACTACGTGCTGCCCAATGACGTCGTTGACATCGCCGGTGACGTCCTGGCCCACCGGCTCGTGCTGTCCTTCGACGCGGTCGCCGAAGGGGTCGACCCGCGTGCGGTCGTCCAGTCGATCGTGGATGTCATCCCGCGGCCCCGGGTCGCCCCGGATGACCAGAGCCTGGCCTCGGTCGCGTGA
- a CDS encoding trypsin-like peptidase domain-containing protein — protein sequence MPTSDSPRGLGTPAGPELTWETGPPPARSDPLPQPVSRLTGAGPAATFPGPPAPAAPAAPFAPSPPFAPGPPFAPGPPAAPGDRARPRLAAVLAAAVLAGGVSGAGVVLSADRMTDRAGAVIVQQRGAPAGGNPATAGAETAAARILPSVVQVRAGRGSGSGVVFDGAGHVLTNHHVVAGARAVSLVLASGRSVPATVVGSDQENDIAVLRADSGDDLAPARLGVSADLRIGQPVIAVGSPLGLNGTVTSGVVSALDRRSTAAAMIQTDASINPGNSGGPLVDLAGRVIGINTSIATLGGARSGNIGIGFAVPIDRAVEVARQILAGG from the coding sequence ATGCCGACTTCCGACAGCCCCCGCGGGCTCGGCACCCCCGCCGGACCTGAGCTCACCTGGGAGACCGGGCCGCCGCCCGCCCGGTCCGATCCGTTGCCGCAACCGGTCTCTCGCCTGACCGGCGCGGGACCGGCCGCCACCTTTCCTGGCCCGCCCGCACCAGCCGCACCAGCCGCGCCCTTCGCGCCCAGCCCACCTTTCGCGCCCGGTCCACCCTTCGCGCCCGGTCCACCCGCCGCGCCCGGTGATCGAGCACGACCGCGACTGGCCGCCGTGCTGGCCGCGGCAGTGCTGGCGGGCGGGGTCTCGGGGGCGGGTGTGGTCCTCAGCGCGGACCGGATGACCGACCGTGCGGGCGCTGTGATCGTGCAGCAGCGTGGCGCTCCCGCGGGCGGCAACCCGGCCACCGCCGGCGCCGAGACCGCAGCCGCGCGGATCCTGCCCAGCGTGGTCCAGGTGCGCGCGGGCCGTGGCAGCGGCTCGGGCGTCGTCTTCGACGGCGCGGGCCACGTCCTGACCAACCACCACGTGGTGGCCGGGGCACGCGCCGTCTCCCTGGTGCTCGCCTCCGGCCGCAGCGTGCCCGCCACGGTGGTGGGCAGCGATCAGGAGAACGACATCGCGGTGCTGCGCGCTGACTCCGGCGACGATCTGGCGCCTGCCCGGCTCGGCGTTAGCGCCGACCTGCGGATCGGCCAGCCCGTCATCGCCGTGGGCTCACCGCTCGGACTCAACGGAACCGTCACCTCCGGAGTGGTCAGCGCCCTGGACCGCCGTTCGACCGCGGCGGCGATGATCCAGACCGATGCCTCTATCAACCCCGGCAACTCCGGCGGACCGCTGGTCGACCTGGCGGGTCGCGTCATCGGCATCAACACCTCCATCGCGACCCTGGGCGGAGCCCGGTCCGGCAACATCGGCATCGGCTTCGCCGTGCCGATCGATCGCGCCGTCGAGGTCGCCCGGCAGATCCTGGCGGGCGGATGA
- a CDS encoding VWA domain-containing protein yields MTFLTPLWLLALLPVAGLALAYVLVQRRRQRYAVRFASLPMLERVVPRRPGWRRHVPAALVLLALASMGLAAARPELSLRVPYDRATVLVAIDVSGSMAATDVAPNRLEAAKTAAGAFVEELPDSMNVGIVTFAGTAATVAPPSTDHDEVRDRIDALTLGGGGTAIGEAVFSSLSEMRRFATEAADEPAPTRLVLLSDGANSSGRSPEQAAAAALAAELPVSTIAYGTPDGTIENGGRQLRVPVDHEALRDLAEGTGGTAYTAESSAELRGVYSDINSSIGWRTEEREVTAYLAALGLLLALGAGALSLRWFSRLI; encoded by the coding sequence ATGACCTTTCTGACACCGCTCTGGCTGTTGGCACTGCTGCCGGTCGCCGGCCTCGCGCTGGCCTACGTCCTGGTCCAGAGGCGCCGGCAGCGCTACGCCGTTCGGTTCGCCAGCCTGCCGATGCTCGAACGCGTGGTGCCCCGGCGTCCAGGGTGGCGCCGGCACGTCCCGGCGGCCTTGGTGCTGCTGGCCCTGGCCTCGATGGGGCTGGCAGCGGCGCGACCCGAACTCTCCCTCCGGGTGCCTTATGACCGGGCCACGGTGCTGGTCGCCATCGACGTCTCCGGATCCATGGCGGCCACGGACGTGGCGCCGAACCGGCTGGAGGCCGCCAAGACCGCGGCCGGCGCGTTCGTCGAGGAACTGCCCGACAGCATGAACGTCGGCATCGTCACCTTCGCCGGGACGGCCGCGACGGTGGCGCCGCCCAGCACCGACCACGACGAGGTCCGGGACCGGATCGACGCGCTCACTCTCGGCGGCGGGGGAACGGCCATCGGCGAGGCCGTCTTCAGTTCCCTCAGCGAGATGCGACGCTTCGCCACCGAGGCCGCTGATGAGCCGGCCCCGACCCGCCTGGTGCTGCTCTCCGACGGGGCCAACAGCTCGGGCCGTTCACCGGAGCAGGCCGCCGCCGCCGCTCTGGCCGCCGAGCTGCCGGTGTCCACCATCGCCTACGGAACCCCCGACGGAACGATCGAGAACGGCGGACGCCAGCTGCGCGTTCCGGTCGACCACGAGGCCCTGCGCGACCTTGCCGAGGGCACCGGCGGCACCGCCTACACCGCCGAGAGCAGCGCGGAGCTGCGCGGCGTCTACTCCGACATCAACTCCTCGATCGGCTGGCGCACCGAGGAGCGCGAGGTGACCGCCTACCTCGCCGCCCTTGGCCTGCTGCTCGCCCTGGGCGCCGGCGCCCTGTCACTGCGCTGGTTCTCCCGCCTCATCTGA